Sequence from the Candidatus Zixiibacteriota bacterium genome:
AAATTCCTGGAAGAGCAGAAAGCGCTGATTGAATTTGTGGAATCGAAGTCCCCGGCGGAGGGATTGGTTATTACCATCGGCAGCGAGAATGAAATCAATCAAATTCAGGACTGCTCGCTGGTGATTTCTCGCTATAAAGTGGGGAGAGTATCCGGGACGATTGGGATTATCGGGCCGACCCGAATGCCTTATTCCAAGCTGGTTTCCATTGTGGAATACACGGCCAAGTCGTTGACCGAGGCGCTTTCGGATCTGTAAGAAGGAGATAGAACTGATAATGGATCAAGATAGAACGACAGATAGTGATTTAACAGAAAAAACGGTTTCCGCGCCGAATGCCGATGAGGGAGTGCAGAAAACCGCTGAGGCGGAGGCGGTTTCGGCAGAGAAGACCCCGGAGGATATTGAAAGGGAATATCAGGGGAAGATAAAAGAGCTTGAGGATCGTTATTTGCGGCTGGCGGCGGAATTTGACAATTATAAAAAGCGGACGGTCCGCCAGTTTGAGGATATTATCAGGGGGGCCAATGAAGAGTTGATTATCCGAGTACTGGAAATTGTTGATGATTTTGATCGGGCCAGGGCGGCGGGGGAACAGGCAGCCGACTGCAAATCGTTGCAATCGGGGATGGAACTGATTTATCAGCATCTGGATGAGATTATGAAAAAAGAAGGAGTGGAACGGATAATTTCTCTGGGGAAGAAATTTGATCCCGATTATCATGACGCCATGATGCAGATTGAGTCGGAGGAGTACCCCTCGGGCAGGGTGGCCATGGAGATGGCGGCCGGTTATAAACTCAAGGGAAAAGTGATTCGTCATGCCCGGG
This genomic interval carries:
- the grpE gene encoding nucleotide exchange factor GrpE, whose product is MDQDRTTDSDLTEKTVSAPNADEGVQKTAEAEAVSAEKTPEDIEREYQGKIKELEDRYLRLAAEFDNYKKRTVRQFEDIIRGANEELIIRVLEIVDDFDRARAAGEQAADCKSLQSGMELIYQHLDEIMKKEGVERIISLGKKFDPDYHDAMMQIESEEYPSGRVAMEMAAGYKLKGKVIRHARVAVSRGRATADEKNEA